From Streptomyces mirabilis, a single genomic window includes:
- a CDS encoding glutaredoxin family protein, whose product MIALTLLTQADCAWCDRAKQLLAEADADVEVTEVSLDTDEGRELAGRHRLLFAPGLLHDDRLIAYGRLSERALRRELSRLSHF is encoded by the coding sequence GTGATCGCGCTCACGCTCCTCACCCAAGCGGACTGTGCGTGGTGCGACCGCGCGAAGCAGCTCTTGGCCGAGGCCGATGCGGATGTCGAGGTCACCGAGGTGTCGCTGGACACCGACGAGGGCCGCGAACTGGCTGGCCGCCACCGGCTGCTGTTCGCCCCCGGCCTCCTCCACGACGACCGGCTCATCGCGTACGGGCGCCTCTCCGAGCGTGCCCTGCGCCGCGAACTGTCCCGCCTCTCCCATTTCTGA
- a CDS encoding peroxiredoxin family protein: MSTTSKKRPPLRRPDAVIAATQQARRRRLTWIIRSAVAAIALVVLYVVFSTSPAKNTSSSATSYDVGSPGIGKTAPAFTLAASTGKQVSLSDFRGKNVLLYFQEGLTCQPCWDQMAALEKSAAEVKAAGIDQVVSITTDPADLITRKTRDMSLATPVLSDPGLKVSKEYGANQYGMMGTSRDGHSFLLVGPDGTIRWRADYGGAPDYTMYVAVDKLLADLKGGVKS; encoded by the coding sequence ATGAGCACCACCAGCAAGAAGAGGCCACCGCTGCGGCGGCCCGACGCCGTGATTGCCGCCACGCAGCAAGCCAGGCGACGCCGCCTGACATGGATCATCCGTTCGGCGGTTGCCGCGATTGCGCTGGTCGTGCTGTACGTGGTCTTCTCCACCTCTCCGGCCAAGAACACCTCCAGCAGCGCGACGTCGTACGACGTCGGCAGCCCCGGCATCGGCAAGACCGCCCCCGCGTTCACGCTCGCCGCGTCCACCGGCAAGCAGGTCAGCCTGAGCGATTTCCGAGGCAAGAACGTGCTGCTGTACTTCCAGGAGGGCCTGACCTGCCAGCCCTGCTGGGACCAGATGGCGGCCCTGGAGAAGTCCGCCGCCGAGGTCAAGGCCGCCGGCATCGACCAGGTCGTATCCATCACCACCGACCCCGCCGACCTGATCACCCGCAAGACCCGCGACATGAGCCTCGCCACGCCGGTGCTGTCCGACCCGGGCCTGAAGGTCTCCAAGGAGTACGGGGCCAACCAGTACGGGATGATGGGCACCTCGCGCGACGGCCACAGCTTCCTGCTGGTCGGGCCGGACGGCACGATCCGCTGGCGCGCCGACTACGGCGGCGCCCCCGATTACACGATGTACGTCGCCGTCGACAAGCTCCTCGCCGACCTCAAGGGCGGGGTGAAGTCGTGA